One genomic segment of Desulfocapsa sulfexigens DSM 10523 includes these proteins:
- the leuB gene encoding 3-isopropylmalate dehydrogenase: protein MKKVAVLAGDGIGPEVMAEAVKVLDVAQKKFDFTLSYDYADVGGIAIDNHGEALPASTLTLCENSDAILFGSVGGPKWESLPPEQQPERAALLPLRKHFDLFCNLRPARVFKSLTSACPLRADIIKDGFDILCVRELTSGIYFGTPKGREGEGPDERAYDTMAYKRSEIDRIARMAFDAARLRSKKVTSIDKANVLTTMVLWRQVVIEVAKEYPDVELAHMYVDNATMQLVRDPHQFDVMLCGNMFGDIISDESAMLTGSMGLLASASLNKEKFGLFEPAGGSAPDIAGKGLANPIAEILSASMMLRYSFGLDAAADAIDNAVEATLEKGIHTADIAIDPTRTVNTAAMGDAIASAL, encoded by the coding sequence ATGAAGAAAGTAGCAGTCCTTGCAGGTGATGGCATTGGCCCGGAAGTGATGGCGGAAGCCGTTAAAGTACTCGATGTGGCTCAGAAGAAATTTGATTTCACTCTCAGCTATGACTATGCCGATGTTGGCGGAATAGCTATTGATAATCACGGTGAGGCGCTTCCAGCCTCAACTCTCACTTTGTGTGAGAATAGCGATGCCATTCTTTTTGGTTCTGTTGGTGGTCCCAAATGGGAGAGTCTTCCTCCCGAGCAGCAACCCGAGCGGGCAGCCCTCCTTCCTCTTCGCAAACATTTTGACCTTTTTTGTAACCTTCGTCCGGCACGTGTCTTTAAGTCGCTTACCAGCGCCTGCCCCCTGCGGGCTGATATTATTAAAGATGGGTTTGATATCCTCTGTGTTCGGGAACTCACCTCTGGTATCTATTTTGGAACCCCGAAGGGACGTGAAGGAGAAGGCCCCGATGAACGTGCCTATGACACCATGGCCTATAAACGCTCTGAGATTGACCGCATCGCCCGTATGGCCTTTGATGCGGCACGACTTCGTAGTAAGAAGGTGACATCCATCGACAAGGCCAATGTTCTCACCACTATGGTTCTCTGGCGGCAAGTGGTTATCGAGGTTGCAAAGGAGTATCCTGATGTTGAGTTGGCCCACATGTATGTCGATAATGCGACCATGCAGCTTGTCCGCGACCCGCACCAGTTTGATGTTATGCTTTGTGGAAACATGTTCGGAGATATTATTTCCGATGAGTCCGCCATGCTCACCGGTTCTATGGGATTACTTGCATCAGCGAGCCTCAATAAAGAAAAATTCGGTCTCTTCGAGCCTGCCGGCGGATCAGCCCCTGATATTGCAGGAAAAGGATTAGCCAACCCCATTGCTGAAATTCTTTCCGCCTCCATGATGCTGCGTTACAGCTTTGGTTTGGATGCGGCAGCGGATGCTATCGATAATGCTGTTGAGGCCACCCTGGAGAAGGGTATTCATACCGCTGATATTGCCATTGATCCGACGCGGACTGTGAATACGGCTGCCATGGGTGATGCAATCGCTTCAGCCCTGTGA